One Anatilimnocola floriformis genomic window, CATCGCGCTCGCTCAGGGTCTGGGCTTTGCTGTCTCGAGCAATACCGCGAAGTGGGTCGCAGCCGAAATCCTCGAGCATGGCCGCGTGCGCCGGCGTCAGCTGGGCGTGGTGGCTGCGGTCGAGCGTCTGCCCCGGGCGATGGTCCGCGAATTCGATTTGCTCTCCGACCAGGCCGTTCGTGTTGTCGAAGTGTCGCCGGGTGGCGTTGCGCAGAAAAGTGGAATACGTTCGAACGACCTGATCGTGGCCATCAATGACCGGCTGATCACGAGCGTCGACGACGTTCATCGCCTCCTGGCGTCTGCTCCAGCTCACACCGCGCTGACAGTGACGCTGATTCGCGGTCATTCAAAACACGACGTCGAAATTGCCTGGCTACCCTAGTCGGCCTTTGCAGCAAGGAAGTGAATCATGCCCGACCTCGCAGCTGAAAAAGCAATGGCGGCTGAGCACGCCGTGGCAGAAATCCAAGACGGCATGATCGTGGGGTTGGGCACCGGCAGCACCACCGCCTTTGCGATTCGCGCGTTGGGCGTGCGCGTCGCCGCCGGACTGCAAATCGTAGCGACAGCGACGTCCATCGCAACCGAACGACTCGCGCGATCGCTCGCCATTCCTCTACGGCCTTTCGACGAACTATCGAAAGCCGATTTAACGATCGACGGCGCCGACGAAATCACTCCGGCACTGCAAGCCATCAAAGGAGGCGGCGGCGCGTTGCTGCGCGAAAAGATCGTGGCCGCGGCTTCTACTCGCACGATCATCATCGCCGATTCCAGCAAGCTCGTCTCAACTCTCGGCCTGGGCTTTCGGCTGCCGCTGGAAGTCCTGCCGTTTGCCACGGCCTTCGTCGAACGTTCAC contains:
- the rpiA gene encoding ribose-5-phosphate isomerase RpiA; this encodes MPDLAAEKAMAAEHAVAEIQDGMIVGLGTGSTTAFAIRALGVRVAAGLQIVATATSIATERLARSLAIPLRPFDELSKADLTIDGADEITPALQAIKGGGGALLREKIVAAASTRTIIIADSSKLVSTLGLGFRLPLEVLPFATAFVERSLTELGFAVTQRRQADGTPAMTDQQNYPFDVTVGAIPDPAALAARLAAIPGVLEHGLFLSEIDELFIARGGQVEVILRGPNHPQ